One genomic region from Gossypium hirsutum isolate 1008001.06 chromosome D13, Gossypium_hirsutum_v2.1, whole genome shotgun sequence encodes:
- the LOC107919426 gene encoding uncharacterized protein, whose translation MAVFVDLDKPLVSQVLVNGELQRVEYEALPTICFSCDKYGHLKKLCASPATGKGNETGKISGFSEVTESTTGGEGLAFGPWMVVEQKFKRGLRNLQNQREGDTEKEILGSIFSALKGLENQELRTDDRVEMISVVKGGNSKGKENLYAVVIEKSKEHSCKNKVGEGPCPLTNGASHLGLRSVGQVAKALAQRQNKSSGPFKIMAGPFFSSAGLQSIKNPKENSVGNLLGPKLQLDATELAVADLGDNKHL comes from the exons ATGGCTGTGTTTGTTGATCTTGACAAACCCTTGGTTTCTCAAGTGCTGGTAAATGGAGAACTACAACGGGTCGAATACGAGGCTCTACCTACCATTTGCTTTTCCTGTGATAAATATGGCCATCTGAAGAAGTTGTGTGCTTCACCGGCGACTGGTAAAGGAAATGAGACCGGGAAAATAAGTGGTTTTTCGGAGGTAACGGAATCGACGACTGGTGGTGAGGGACTGGCATTCGGACCTTGGATGGTGGTGGAGCAAAAATTCAAGCGAGGACTGAGGAATCTGCAAAATCAGAGGGAGGGTGACACAGAAAAGGAAATTTTGGGATCAATATTTTCGGCATTGAAGGGATTGGAAAATCAGGAATTGAGGACAGATGATAGGGTTGAGATGATTTCGGTGGTTAAAGGtggaaattcaaaaggaaaggaAAATCT GTATGCAGTGGTCATTGAAAAAAGTAAGGAACACTCGTGCAAAAACAAGGTTGGTGAAGGCCCTTGTCCACTCACAAATGGTGCAAGCC ATTTGGGCTTGAGGTCTGTTGGGCAGGTAGCTAAGGCGTTGGCCCAGAGGCAGAACAAAAGTAGTGGGCCATTTAAAATTATGGCTGGACCTTTCTTTTCCTCTGCTGGGTTGCAATCGATAAAAAACCCAAAGGAAAATTCTGTAGGTAATTTACTTGGGCCAAAATTGCAGCTTGATGCAACGGAACTGGCAGTAGCTGATTTGGGTGATAACAAACATTTGTAA
- the LOC107919021 gene encoding RNA-binding protein 12 — MASFNCFALAFVMALSFASTDVGLAARHLLQLPQLPPMPTLPTTTLPPLPSIPNLPQPSKPALPRPGALPPLPTMPGLPTLPSVPRAILPPLPSMPSIPTAIPSIPFLSPPPSPSTP; from the coding sequence ATGGCATCTTTCAATTGCTTTGCTTTAGCATTCGTGATGGCTTTGTCATTTGCAAGCACTGATGTTGGGTTAGCAGCTCGTCACCTTCTGCAGCTGCCTCAATTGCCTCCAATGCCAACTTTGCCTACAACCACACTCCCCCCACTTCCATCTATCCCTAATCTCCCACAGCCATCCAAACCAGCATTGCCAAGGCCTGGGGCGCTTCCTCCACTTCCTACAATGCCAGGGTTGCCCACATTGCCAAGTGTACCAAGGGCCATACTGCCTCCTCTGCCAAGCATGCCCTCAATCCCAACTGCAATCCCCTCTATTCCTTTCCTTTCTCCACCACCTTCTCCTTCTACTCCTTGA